The following are from one region of the Bradyrhizobium septentrionale genome:
- a CDS encoding tripartite tricarboxylate transporter substrate binding protein codes for MPLRFLTSILFAIAANALLQAPALAAYPDHIIKIVVPFAPGGGTDVVARTLAQEMQNDLGVTVIIENKPGAGTIIGTQSVAASPADGYTLLMATFANAVNPSLYRKLPYDAHKDFAPVALVARSFNVVVVNPASPIKSIADLIAAAKADPEKLSYGTYGTGTSAHLAGELFKHMASVNLTTVPYKGAAPAITDLMGGQIQVMFTTVASCASLVEAGQLRAIGVTSAERSASFPQLPTVSEAGVSGYAAESWYGLYAPANTPPEIIDRLNKSAAKAVQAEAFTKLSVNEGLVMVAQPPAELDRYFAGEEARWRKVIQDAGIKAE; via the coding sequence ATGCCGCTTCGTTTCCTCACATCGATTCTGTTCGCGATCGCAGCAAATGCATTGTTGCAAGCGCCGGCACTCGCCGCCTATCCCGATCACATCATCAAAATCGTGGTGCCGTTCGCGCCGGGCGGCGGCACCGATGTCGTGGCGCGCACGCTGGCGCAGGAGATGCAGAATGATCTCGGCGTTACCGTGATCATCGAGAACAAGCCGGGGGCGGGCACCATCATCGGCACCCAGAGCGTCGCGGCGAGCCCGGCCGATGGCTACACGCTGCTGATGGCGACCTTCGCCAACGCCGTCAATCCGAGCCTTTACCGCAAGCTGCCCTATGACGCGCACAAGGACTTTGCGCCCGTTGCGCTCGTGGCGCGCTCGTTCAACGTCGTGGTGGTCAATCCGGCTTCGCCGATCAAATCGATCGCTGACCTGATCGCGGCCGCAAAGGCCGATCCGGAAAAGCTGTCCTACGGGACTTATGGCACCGGCACCTCGGCGCATCTCGCCGGTGAATTGTTCAAGCACATGGCGTCCGTCAATCTCACCACCGTCCCCTACAAGGGCGCGGCGCCTGCCATCACCGATTTGATGGGCGGCCAGATCCAGGTGATGTTCACCACGGTCGCAAGCTGCGCGTCGCTGGTCGAGGCCGGGCAGCTGCGTGCGATCGGAGTCACTTCGGCCGAGCGTTCGGCCTCGTTCCCGCAACTGCCGACGGTCTCGGAAGCCGGCGTATCCGGCTACGCCGCGGAATCCTGGTACGGCCTTTACGCACCTGCAAACACGCCGCCTGAGATCATCGACCGCCTCAACAAGTCCGCGGCCAAGGCCGTGCAGGCGGAGGCCTTCACGAAGCTCAGCGTCAATGAGGGCCTCGTAATGGTGGCCCAGCCTCCGGCCGAACTCGACCGCTATTTTGCCGGCGAAGAGGCGCGCTGGCGCAAGGTGATCCAGGACGCCGGCATCAAGGCCGAATAG
- a CDS encoding LysR family transcriptional regulator, protein MDRLTSLTAFVRVVDSGGFSAAGRKLNMSTTMVSNHVQSLEDRLGARLLNRTTRKVSLTEIGQAYYDRCVQILADIEQADEVASAQQSIPRGTLRIFTNTHLVQFLSPAVAEFLASYPEVKVDLTIGERNADLIDENYDLAVQMIQPPDSSLIVRTIATWRHVLCCSHSYIEQHGKPEQLTDLSARNCMRHANYPYGDDWHFTDRKGTPAEVRVSGNLISNSGETLKLAALAGVGVFLAAGFLVRDELESGELVRLLPEYRPVELTMNAVYPHRHHLSAKVRTFIDLLVHHATEQQKLINPYS, encoded by the coding sequence ATGGATCGCCTGACCAGCCTGACCGCCTTCGTCCGGGTCGTGGATTCCGGCGGCTTTTCCGCGGCCGGCCGCAAGCTCAACATGTCCACCACCATGGTGAGCAACCACGTGCAGTCGCTGGAGGACCGGCTCGGCGCACGGCTGCTCAACCGCACCACGCGCAAGGTCAGCCTCACCGAAATCGGCCAGGCCTATTATGACCGCTGCGTCCAGATCCTCGCCGATATCGAGCAGGCCGATGAAGTCGCCAGTGCGCAGCAATCGATCCCGCGCGGCACGCTGCGCATCTTCACCAACACCCATCTGGTGCAGTTCCTGTCGCCGGCGGTGGCCGAGTTCCTCGCGAGCTATCCCGAGGTCAAGGTCGACCTCACGATCGGCGAGCGCAACGCCGATCTGATCGACGAGAATTACGATCTCGCGGTGCAGATGATCCAGCCGCCGGACTCCAGCCTGATCGTGCGCACCATCGCGACCTGGCGCCACGTGCTGTGCTGTTCGCACAGCTATATCGAACAGCACGGCAAGCCCGAGCAGCTCACCGATCTCTCCGCGCGCAACTGCATGCGCCACGCCAACTATCCCTACGGCGATGATTGGCACTTCACCGACCGCAAAGGCACGCCGGCCGAGGTGCGGGTTTCCGGCAATCTGATCTCCAACAGCGGCGAGACGCTGAAGCTTGCGGCGCTGGCCGGCGTCGGCGTGTTCCTCGCGGCCGGCTTCCTGGTGCGCGACGAGCTGGAGTCGGGCGAGTTGGTGCGGCTGTTGCCGGAGTACCGGCCGGTCGAGCTGACCATGAACGCAGTCTATCCGCACCGCCATCACCTCTCGGCCAAGGTCCGCACCTTCATCGACCTCCTGGTGCACCACGCCACCGAGCAGCAGAAGCTGATCAATCCGTATTCGTGA
- a CDS encoding indolepyruvate ferredoxin oxidoreductase family protein has protein sequence MGQMPLLDAYQLSERYSRERGRVFLTGTQAIVRIALDQIRRDRAAGLNTAGFISGYRGSPLGGVDLELWKIGERLKQSRIEFLPAVNEDLAATAVLGSQQVETQRDREVDGVFGLWYGKGPGVDRSGDALKHGNAYGSSPHGGVLVIAGDDHGCVSSSMPHQSDVAFMSWFMPTLHPADVSEYLAFGEYGYALSRFSGMWVGFKAISEIVESGASVELAPPRVFAQPEFVPPPGGLHYRWPDLPGPQIEERLEAKKHAVYAFAKANPIDRRIYDIKDATYGIVTTGKAHLDLMEALRLVGLDEPACRRFGIDIYKVGMVWPLALHDAMEFVKGKREILVVEEKRGIIESQFKEYFYDYPGSKPERMVGKHDENGARLISWIGELSPLMLADVLARRLDPIFPELQLARRVAALAPERERTIAVPGATRTPYFCSGCPHNTSTKVPEGSKALAGIGCHFMASWMDRETSSLIQMGGEGVNWTASSRFTGNSHVFQNLGEGTYYHSGSMAIRQAIAANANITYKILFNDAVAMTGGQPVDGPVSVHAIAHSVRAEGVARIALVSDNPTQFSLADLPSGVTIHPREEMDAVQRELRAIKGVTVLIYQQTCATEKRRRRKRGTITDPARFAVINDLVCEGCGDCSVESNCLSVEPKQTPFGRKRKINLSTCNKDFSCLNGFCPSFVTIEGGKRRAKGASAIDPLARAAALAAPELAPLDKPYDLLVTGVGGTGVITVGALIAMAAHLEGRGVSVLDFTGFAQKFGPVLSYLRLAAAPEALHQVRIDQGAADALIGCDLVVSSSAKASGTYRRGMRAAVNLAEMPTGDVVRFRDADLASPVRLRAIERVIGAGNLTAIDANALAERLLGDSVYANIMMLGFAWQQGLVPVSLDALTRAIELNGVTVERNKQALAWGRLAFADPDFLPKAENADANAPETLDQMIARRADFLRDYQDEAYAARYRATIDRVRRAEAALNSESLTDAVARSLFKLMAYKDEYEVARLHMQTGFLDELKREFDGDYRVQYHLAPPFLASGHDARGRPRKRAFGQWIQTPLRLLARLKGLRGTAFDVFGYTAERHAERALIGWYETLIDTVLGNLDNTRLPDLVAIAKAPMEIRGYGPVKDAAIDKTKAEVARLTARLVAISPDAGDGSGGRAALGG, from the coding sequence ATGGGCCAGATGCCGCTGCTCGACGCCTACCAGCTCTCCGAGCGCTACAGCCGTGAACGCGGCCGCGTCTTCCTCACCGGCACGCAGGCGATCGTCCGCATCGCGCTCGACCAGATCAGGCGCGACCGCGCCGCAGGCCTCAACACCGCGGGCTTCATCTCCGGCTATCGCGGCTCGCCGCTCGGCGGCGTCGATCTCGAATTGTGGAAGATCGGCGAGCGGCTGAAGCAGAGCCGCATCGAATTCCTGCCCGCGGTCAACGAGGACCTCGCGGCCACCGCCGTGCTCGGCTCGCAGCAGGTCGAAACGCAACGGGATCGCGAGGTCGATGGCGTGTTCGGGCTGTGGTACGGCAAGGGCCCCGGCGTCGATCGCTCCGGCGATGCGCTGAAGCACGGCAATGCCTACGGCTCGTCGCCGCATGGCGGCGTGCTTGTTATCGCCGGCGACGATCATGGCTGCGTGTCGTCCTCGATGCCGCATCAATCCGACGTCGCCTTCATGAGCTGGTTCATGCCGACGCTGCATCCGGCCGATGTGAGCGAATATCTCGCGTTCGGCGAATATGGCTACGCGCTGAGCCGGTTCTCCGGGATGTGGGTCGGCTTCAAGGCGATCTCGGAGATCGTGGAATCCGGTGCCTCGGTGGAGCTTGCGCCGCCGCGCGTCTTCGCGCAGCCGGAGTTCGTGCCGCCGCCCGGCGGCCTGCATTATCGCTGGCCCGATCTGCCGGGCCCGCAGATCGAGGAGAGGCTGGAAGCGAAGAAGCACGCAGTCTACGCCTTCGCAAAAGCCAATCCGATCGACCGCCGCATCTACGACATCAAGGACGCGACCTACGGCATCGTCACGACCGGCAAGGCGCATCTCGATCTGATGGAGGCGCTGCGGCTGGTGGGACTGGACGAGCCCGCTTGCCGCCGCTTCGGCATCGACATCTACAAGGTCGGCATGGTGTGGCCGCTGGCGCTGCATGACGCGATGGAGTTCGTGAAGGGCAAGCGCGAGATACTCGTGGTCGAGGAGAAGCGCGGCATTATCGAGAGCCAGTTCAAGGAATATTTCTATGACTATCCAGGCTCCAAGCCGGAGCGCATGGTCGGCAAGCATGACGAAAACGGCGCGCGGCTGATCTCCTGGATCGGCGAGTTGTCGCCGCTGATGCTGGCCGACGTACTGGCGCGGCGGCTCGATCCGATATTCCCGGAGCTGCAACTCGCCCGCCGCGTCGCCGCGCTCGCACCCGAACGGGAGCGCACGATCGCAGTCCCGGGCGCGACGCGCACACCGTATTTCTGCTCGGGCTGCCCGCACAATACGTCGACCAAGGTGCCCGAAGGATCGAAGGCCTTGGCCGGCATCGGCTGCCATTTCATGGCTAGCTGGATGGACCGCGAGACCTCGTCGCTGATTCAGATGGGCGGCGAAGGCGTCAACTGGACGGCATCGTCGAGATTCACCGGCAACAGCCATGTATTCCAGAATCTCGGCGAAGGCACCTACTATCACTCGGGCTCGATGGCGATCCGGCAGGCGATCGCGGCCAACGCCAACATCACCTACAAGATCCTGTTCAACGACGCGGTGGCGATGACCGGCGGCCAGCCGGTCGACGGTCCGGTCAGCGTGCACGCCATCGCGCACAGCGTCCGCGCCGAAGGCGTTGCGCGGATCGCGCTGGTGTCCGACAACCCCACGCAGTTCTCGCTGGCGGATTTGCCCTCAGGCGTCACCATCCATCCGCGCGAGGAGATGGACGCCGTGCAGCGCGAGCTGCGTGCGATCAAAGGCGTCACCGTGCTGATCTATCAGCAGACCTGCGCCACCGAGAAGCGGCGGCGACGCAAGCGCGGGACGATCACGGATCCCGCGCGTTTCGCCGTCATCAACGACCTCGTCTGCGAGGGCTGCGGCGACTGCTCGGTGGAATCCAACTGCCTCAGCGTCGAACCCAAGCAGACGCCGTTCGGCCGCAAGCGCAAGATCAACCTCTCGACCTGCAACAAGGACTTTTCCTGTCTCAACGGCTTCTGCCCGAGCTTTGTCACCATCGAAGGCGGCAAGCGGCGCGCGAAGGGCGCAAGCGCGATCGATCCGCTGGCGCGCGCCGCGGCGCTGGCGGCGCCGGAGCTTGCGCCGCTCGACAAGCCCTACGATCTGCTGGTCACCGGCGTCGGCGGCACCGGCGTCATCACGGTCGGCGCGCTGATCGCGATGGCCGCGCATCTCGAGGGCCGCGGCGTCTCGGTGCTCGACTTCACCGGCTTCGCGCAGAAGTTCGGCCCCGTGCTGAGCTATCTGCGGCTTGCCGCGGCGCCCGAGGCGCTGCACCAGGTGCGGATCGACCAGGGCGCGGCGGACGCGCTGATCGGCTGCGACCTCGTGGTCAGCTCATCCGCAAAAGCCTCCGGCACCTATCGCAGGGGCATGCGCGCGGCGGTCAATCTGGCCGAGATGCCGACCGGCGATGTGGTGCGCTTTCGCGACGCCGACCTCGCCTCGCCGGTGCGGCTACGCGCCATCGAACGGGTGATCGGCGCCGGAAACCTCACCGCGATCGACGCCAATGCGCTGGCCGAGCGGCTGCTCGGCGACAGCGTCTACGCCAACATCATGATGCTCGGCTTTGCCTGGCAGCAAGGCCTGGTGCCGGTCTCGCTCGACGCACTGACGCGCGCGATCGAGCTCAACGGCGTCACGGTCGAGCGCAACAAGCAGGCGCTGGCCTGGGGCCGGCTCGCCTTTGCCGACCCGGATTTCTTGCCGAAGGCCGAGAATGCCGACGCCAACGCGCCCGAGACGCTCGACCAGATGATCGCACGGCGCGCCGATTTCCTGCGCGATTACCAGGACGAGGCGTACGCCGCGCGCTATCGCGCGACGATCGATCGCGTCCGTCGCGCCGAGGCGGCGCTGAACAGCGAGAGCCTCACCGACGCCGTGGCCCGCTCGCTGTTCAAGCTGATGGCGTACAAGGACGAGTACGAGGTGGCGCGGCTGCATATGCAGACGGGCTTCCTCGACGAGCTCAAGCGCGAATTCGATGGCGACTATCGCGTGCAGTACCATCTGGCGCCGCCATTCCTCGCCTCCGGGCACGATGCGCGCGGACGGCCGCGCAAGCGTGCGTTTGGGCAATGGATACAGACGCCGCTGCGGTTGCTGGCGCGGCTCAAGGGGCTGCGCGGCACGGCGTTCGACGTGTTCGGCTACACCGCCGAGCGCCACGCCGAGCGCGCGCTGATCGGCTGGTATGAGACGCTGATCGATACGGTGCTCGGCAATCTCGACAACACCCGCCTGCCCGATCTCGTCGCAATTGCAAAGGCGCCGATGGAGATCCGCGGCTATGGACCGGTGAAGGACGCCGCGATCGACAAGACCAAGGCGGAAGTCGCGCGGCTGACCGCGCGACTTGTCGCCATCTCACCAGATGCCGGCGACGGCTCAGGCGGCCGCGCTGCGCTTGGCGGGTGA
- a CDS encoding ISAs1 family transposase: METCFGSVPDPRAGNATHRLGDLIVMMVAASLCGAATATEFALFAETRRAVLSRLIDYDVAPSHDTFSRLLRLLDPRAFEQAFASFAAGFARALGESSGTTVATPDEVVALDGKALRRAYEQGQQAYPPLTVSAFATQTRLCLAAASPTAAENEIEAALKVIALIDLTDKIVTADALHCHRRMAEAVVEQNADYVLALKGNRGHWHKEAESLLARAPSPPVVEQTERGHGRDEWRKAEVVPVETALMPGHAAIIRITSRRDRSEPLTRLFMTSRVFSPQQALDITRAHWQVENGLHWMLDVHLAEDMNRARKDHAPANIAILKRIAKNILQMTDPPKVPISHRIKKCAWNDDYLLKALAHMR; encoded by the coding sequence CTGGAAACCTGTTTTGGATCGGTTCCCGACCCCCGAGCCGGAAACGCGACGCATCGGTTGGGCGACCTGATCGTGATGATGGTCGCCGCGAGCCTGTGCGGGGCCGCGACAGCAACCGAATTTGCGTTGTTCGCGGAGACCCGCAGGGCTGTGCTGTCTCGCCTGATCGATTACGACGTGGCCCCCAGCCACGATACTTTCTCGCGGCTTTTGCGGCTGCTGGATCCGCGGGCGTTCGAGCAGGCTTTTGCGTCGTTTGCCGCGGGTTTTGCCCGGGCGCTCGGCGAATCCAGCGGCACGACTGTGGCCACGCCAGACGAGGTGGTCGCGCTCGACGGCAAGGCCTTGCGGCGCGCCTATGAACAAGGCCAGCAGGCCTATCCGCCGCTGACGGTCTCGGCCTTCGCCACGCAAACCCGGCTTTGCCTTGCGGCCGCGTCGCCGACGGCGGCCGAGAACGAGATTGAGGCCGCCCTGAAGGTGATCGCGCTGATTGATCTGACTGACAAGATCGTCACGGCCGACGCGCTGCATTGCCATCGCCGGATGGCCGAGGCGGTCGTCGAACAGAATGCGGACTATGTGCTGGCGCTGAAAGGCAACCGTGGTCACTGGCACAAGGAAGCCGAGAGCCTGCTGGCACGAGCGCCCTCGCCACCGGTTGTCGAGCAGACGGAACGCGGTCATGGCCGCGACGAATGGCGGAAAGCTGAGGTGGTGCCGGTCGAGACCGCGCTGATGCCCGGCCATGCCGCCATCATCCGGATCACTTCCCGGCGTGATCGGTCCGAGCCGCTGACGCGCTTGTTCATGACCTCGCGCGTGTTCTCGCCGCAGCAGGCCCTCGACATCACGCGAGCCCATTGGCAGGTCGAGAACGGCCTGCACTGGATGCTTGATGTTCATCTCGCCGAGGATATGAACCGAGCTCGCAAGGACCACGCACCTGCCAACATCGCCATCCTCAAGCGAATCGCAAAAAATATCCTGCAGATGACCGACCCGCCGAAGGTCCCTATCAGCCACCGCATCAAAAAATGCGCATGGAACGACGACTACCTCCTCAAAGCCCTGGCCCATATGCGATAG
- a CDS encoding D-amino-acid transaminase, translating to MEKIAYVNGSFVPHSEAKVSVFDRGFLFADGIYEVAAVLEGKLIDNASHLARLKRSVGEIQLALPETLERIEAIQKELVARNNLVNGMVYLEVTRGADKGRDFPFPKADVKPTLVMFTSEKDIINAPSARAGINVITVPDIRWERRDIKSVALLAQVLAKQAAAAAGAGEAWMIEDGKVTEGGSSSSFIVTQDDVIVTRQNGNEILPGCTRKAVVKLAEERQLRIEERAFTVEEALAAKEAFITSASVFVQGVVAIDGKKVGTGKVGPITDRLREIYVDFARATAV from the coding sequence GTGGAAAAGATCGCTTACGTCAACGGCTCGTTCGTGCCGCATTCCGAGGCCAAGGTCTCGGTGTTCGACCGCGGATTCCTGTTTGCCGACGGCATCTACGAGGTGGCCGCGGTGCTCGAGGGCAAGCTGATCGACAACGCCTCGCATCTGGCGCGGCTCAAGCGTTCGGTCGGCGAGATCCAGCTCGCGCTGCCGGAGACGCTGGAGCGGATCGAGGCGATCCAGAAGGAGCTCGTTGCGCGCAACAACCTCGTCAACGGCATGGTCTATCTCGAGGTCACCCGCGGCGCAGACAAGGGACGCGACTTCCCGTTCCCAAAGGCCGACGTCAAGCCGACGCTGGTGATGTTCACCTCGGAAAAGGACATCATCAACGCGCCTTCGGCCAGGGCCGGCATCAACGTCATCACGGTGCCTGACATCCGCTGGGAGCGGCGCGACATCAAGAGCGTGGCGCTGCTGGCGCAGGTGCTGGCCAAGCAGGCAGCGGCTGCGGCCGGCGCCGGCGAGGCCTGGATGATCGAGGACGGCAAGGTCACCGAGGGCGGCTCATCCTCGTCCTTCATCGTCACCCAGGACGACGTCATCGTGACCCGGCAGAACGGCAACGAGATCCTGCCTGGCTGCACCCGCAAGGCGGTGGTCAAACTCGCCGAGGAGCGCCAGCTCCGCATCGAGGAACGTGCCTTCACGGTCGAGGAAGCGCTCGCCGCCAAGGAAGCCTTCATCACCAGCGCTTCGGTGTTCGTGCAAGGCGTGGTCGCGATCGACGGCAAGAAGGTCGGCACCGGCAAGGTCGGCCCGATCACCGACCGCCTGCGCGAGATCTATGTCGACTTCGCCAGGGCGACGGCGGTTTGA
- a CDS encoding HlyD family secretion protein encodes MSTTTYIPDESAKIGLRPSRKAIKRVALGLAAGLGIIAAADFGYDYLTTGRYLQSTDDAYVKADSTIIAPKVSGYIARVLVTDNQPVKAGQLLAQIDDRDYRTALGQAKADVDAAEASVRNLDAQLELQQPVIDQSTADVEAAEANLKFAQEEQTRYDGLMKSGSGTIQRAQQTDAALRANTAQLQHAKSGLSAAQRKVDVLTTQRAQAVAQADRARAVEQQAELNLSYTKITAPVDGTVGARTLRVGQYVQAGTQLMAVVPLDAVYVVANFKETQLTNVRSGQPVELTVDSFHGTTLKGHVDSLSPASGLEFALLPPDNATGNFTKIVQRVPVKIVLDDRSLTGLLRPGMSAIPTVNTKATVLAEREEKRRLASVTRPSGG; translated from the coding sequence ATGTCGACCACGACCTATATCCCTGACGAATCAGCTAAAATTGGTCTTCGCCCGTCCCGCAAGGCGATCAAGCGGGTGGCGCTCGGCCTCGCCGCGGGACTGGGCATCATCGCCGCCGCCGACTTCGGCTACGACTACCTCACCACCGGCCGCTACCTCCAATCGACCGACGACGCCTATGTGAAGGCGGACTCCACCATCATCGCGCCGAAAGTGTCGGGCTACATCGCCCGCGTGCTGGTCACCGACAACCAGCCGGTGAAGGCCGGCCAACTGCTGGCCCAGATCGATGATCGCGACTACCGCACGGCGCTCGGCCAGGCCAAGGCCGATGTCGACGCCGCGGAGGCCTCGGTGCGTAACCTCGATGCCCAGCTCGAACTGCAGCAGCCGGTCATCGACCAGAGCACCGCCGATGTCGAAGCTGCCGAGGCCAATCTGAAATTCGCGCAGGAAGAACAGACCCGCTACGACGGGCTGATGAAGTCCGGCTCCGGCACCATTCAGCGTGCGCAGCAGACCGACGCGGCGCTGCGCGCCAACACCGCGCAGTTGCAGCACGCCAAGTCGGGGCTGTCGGCGGCGCAGCGCAAGGTCGACGTGTTGACCACGCAGCGGGCCCAGGCTGTTGCGCAGGCCGACCGCGCCCGTGCCGTCGAGCAGCAGGCCGAGCTCAACCTGTCCTACACGAAAATCACCGCGCCGGTCGACGGCACGGTCGGTGCCCGCACGCTCCGGGTCGGGCAATATGTCCAGGCCGGCACCCAGCTGATGGCGGTGGTGCCGCTCGATGCGGTCTATGTGGTCGCCAATTTCAAGGAGACGCAGCTCACCAATGTGCGCAGCGGCCAGCCGGTCGAGCTCACCGTCGATAGCTTCCACGGCACCACGCTGAAGGGCCATGTCGACAGCCTGTCGCCGGCCAGCGGTCTCGAATTCGCGCTGTTGCCGCCCGATAACGCCACCGGCAATTTCACCAAGATCGTGCAGCGCGTCCCGGTCAAGATCGTGCTCGACGACCGCAGCCTCACCGGCCTGCTGCGCCCCGGCATGTCGGCGATCCCGACCGTCAACACCAAGGCGACCGTGCTGGCCGAGCGCGAGGAGAAGCGGCGACTGGCATCAGTGACGCGGCCGAGTGGCGGGTAG
- a CDS encoding carboxymuconolactone decarboxylase family protein produces the protein MKPRMNFYQAAPETIKALVAVETQITASGLEQSLIELVKTRASQINGCAYCINMHTEDARKHGETEQRLYLLNAWRESPLYSERERAALAWTEALTLVSETHAPDADYEAVRAQFSDSELVNLTTLIGAINAWNRIAIGFRAVHPVKVKVAA, from the coding sequence ATGAAGCCCCGCATGAATTTCTACCAGGCCGCACCCGAGACGATCAAAGCGCTGGTCGCGGTAGAGACCCAGATCACCGCGAGCGGTCTCGAGCAATCGCTGATCGAACTGGTCAAGACCCGCGCATCGCAGATCAACGGCTGCGCCTACTGCATCAACATGCACACCGAGGACGCCCGCAAGCACGGCGAGACCGAGCAGCGGCTCTATCTGCTCAACGCCTGGCGCGAATCCCCGCTCTACTCCGAGCGCGAGCGCGCGGCGCTGGCCTGGACCGAAGCGCTGACGCTGGTATCGGAAACGCACGCGCCCGACGCCGACTATGAAGCGGTGCGCGCGCAGTTCTCGGACAGCGAGCTCGTCAACCTGACCACGCTGATCGGCGCCATCAACGCCTGGAACCGGATCGCGATCGGCTTCCGCGCGGTGCACCCGGTGAAGGTGAAGGTCGCGGCGTAA
- a CDS encoding MDR family MFS transporter, with amino-acid sequence MTALQPTANAADAATLTAPATPAVPSIPTKTWIAVIGATLGAFMAVLNIQIVNASLADVQGAIGAGIDDGGWISTSYLIAEIVVIPLSGWLAQVFSVRIYLLTNAFLFLVFSAACALAQDLPQMIALRAIQGFTGGVLIPMAFTLIITLLPKAKQPIGLALFALSATFAPAIGPTIGGYLTENWGWQYIFYVNLVPGAVMIGMLYVSLDPSPMKLSLIRQGDWLGIITMAIGLAALQTVLEEGNKDDWFGSPFIVRLSVIAAVALVAFLIVEFTVEKPLLNLRLLARRNFGFGMLANFLLGIALYGSVFILPQYLARIQGYNAEQIGMVLAWTGLPQLLLIPLVPRLMQRFDPRIIIGIGFAVFAGSNFMNIFMTNDYATDQLFWPNVVRAIGQALVMAPLSAVATAGIEMENAGSASALFNMMRNLGGAVGIAVLQTLLTKREQYHSNVLMQSVSVLEQATRTRIEQMTQYFMNHGVADQAAAAHRAIAAIGNVVQKQAYILAFSDTFYLLGVALIIALAATLFLKKPGQLAGGGAH; translated from the coding sequence ATGACCGCGCTCCAGCCCACCGCCAATGCAGCCGACGCTGCTACCCTCACCGCCCCCGCAACGCCGGCTGTGCCATCGATCCCCACGAAAACCTGGATCGCGGTGATCGGCGCCACGCTCGGGGCGTTCATGGCGGTGCTCAACATCCAGATCGTCAACGCCTCGCTCGCCGACGTGCAGGGCGCGATCGGCGCCGGGATCGACGACGGCGGCTGGATCTCGACCTCGTACCTGATCGCCGAGATCGTGGTGATCCCGCTCTCCGGCTGGCTCGCGCAGGTGTTTTCGGTGCGCATCTATCTGCTCACCAACGCGTTCCTGTTCCTGGTGTTCTCGGCGGCGTGCGCGCTGGCGCAGGACCTGCCGCAGATGATCGCGCTGCGCGCCATCCAGGGCTTTACCGGCGGCGTGCTGATCCCGATGGCGTTCACGCTGATCATCACGCTGCTGCCGAAGGCCAAGCAGCCGATCGGGCTGGCGCTGTTCGCGCTGTCGGCGACGTTTGCGCCGGCGATCGGCCCGACCATCGGCGGCTATCTGACCGAGAACTGGGGCTGGCAGTACATCTTCTATGTCAATCTGGTGCCTGGCGCCGTGATGATCGGGATGCTGTACGTCTCGCTCGATCCGAGCCCGATGAAGCTGTCGCTGATCCGCCAGGGCGACTGGCTCGGCATCATCACCATGGCGATCGGCCTTGCCGCGCTGCAGACCGTGCTGGAAGAAGGCAACAAGGACGACTGGTTCGGCTCGCCCTTCATCGTCCGCCTGTCGGTGATCGCCGCGGTCGCGCTGGTCGCGTTCCTGATCGTCGAATTCACCGTCGAGAAGCCGCTGCTCAATCTGCGCCTGCTCGCTCGCCGCAATTTCGGCTTCGGCATGCTGGCCAACTTCCTGCTCGGCATCGCGCTGTACGGCTCGGTGTTCATCCTGCCGCAGTATCTGGCGCGCATCCAGGGCTACAACGCCGAGCAGATCGGCATGGTGCTGGCCTGGACCGGCCTGCCGCAACTGCTGCTGATCCCGCTGGTGCCGCGGCTGATGCAGCGCTTCGACCCCCGCATCATCATCGGCATCGGCTTTGCGGTCTTCGCCGGCTCCAACTTCATGAACATCTTCATGACCAACGATTACGCGACCGATCAGCTGTTCTGGCCCAACGTGGTCCGCGCCATCGGCCAGGCCCTGGTGATGGCTCCACTGTCGGCGGTTGCGACCGCGGGCATCGAGATGGAGAACGCCGGTTCCGCCTCCGCTCTGTTCAACATGATGCGGAACCTCGGCGGCGCCGTCGGCATCGCGGTGCTGCAGACGCTCTTGACCAAGCGCGAGCAGTATCACTCCAATGTGCTGATGCAGTCCGTCTCGGTGCTGGAGCAGGCCACCCGCACCCGGATCGAGCAGATGACGCAGTATTTCATGAATCACGGCGTCGCCGATCAGGCCGCCGCCGCCCACCGCGCCATCGCCGCGATCGGCAACGTCGTGCAGAAGCAGGCCTACATCCTCGCCTTCAGCGACACCTTCTATCTGCTCGGCGTGGCGCTGATCATAGCGCTGGCTGCGACACTCTTCCTGAAGAAGCCGGGCCAGCTTGCTGGCGGCGGTGCACACTAG